A single Deltaproteobacteria bacterium DNA region contains:
- a CDS encoding pyruvate synthase subunit beta, with product MDTYLDRLGVYAARLVPQKEYLVPGHRACQGCAEVLALRLVAKVLGRNNIIASATGCMEIVSSPLPLTSWDVPWIHVAFENTAAVASGIEAGLKALMRKGRLPKQKITVMGMAGDGGTSDIGVQALSGAMERGHNFVYVCFDNEAYMNTGIQRSSATPFGASTTTSPAGKVVPGQTTWKKNMPEICAAHNIPYVATACPSYPFDLMEKVKKAADIEGPAYIHILSVCPTGWRLAPELAIHAGRLAVETGVFPLYEVERGKYKLSVDLPELRPVEEYLKIQGRFRHLTPELIDKIQQRVQEEYTKLKKKVQMTNEG from the coding sequence ATGGACACGTATTTAGACAGGTTAGGGGTCTATGCTGCGAGGCTGGTGCCACAAAAGGAATACCTTGTCCCCGGACATAGGGCGTGTCAGGGGTGTGCTGAGGTCTTGGCGTTGCGTCTGGTGGCCAAGGTCCTGGGGAGAAATAACATCATCGCCAGCGCCACAGGGTGCATGGAGATCGTTTCGTCACCTCTTCCCCTGACCTCATGGGACGTTCCCTGGATCCACGTTGCCTTTGAGAACACGGCGGCTGTGGCATCGGGGATCGAGGCTGGTTTGAAGGCGTTGATGCGCAAAGGAAGGCTTCCAAAACAGAAGATCACTGTTATGGGGATGGCTGGCGATGGAGGGACCAGCGACATCGGGGTTCAGGCACTCTCGGGAGCCATGGAACGGGGCCATAACTTCGTCTATGTATGCTTTGATAATGAAGCGTACATGAATACTGGCATTCAACGCTCGTCTGCCACCCCTTTCGGTGCCTCCACCACTACCTCTCCCGCCGGCAAGGTGGTTCCTGGACAGACTACCTGGAAGAAGAATATGCCTGAGATCTGCGCGGCCCATAACATACCCTATGTGGCCACAGCGTGTCCCAGTTATCCTTTTGATTTGATGGAAAAGGTGAAAAAGGCGGCCGATATCGAGGGGCCTGCCTACATCCATATCCTCTCGGTCTGCCCCACAGGGTGGCGTCTGGCCCCGGAGTTGGCAATCCATGCAGGGCGTCTGGCCGTTGAGACGGGGGTGTTCCCGCTATATGAGGTAGAAAGGGGAAAGTATAAATTGAGCGTAGACCTCCCAGAACTCAGGCCGGTAGAAGAGTATCTCAAGATCCAGGGGAGGTTCAGGCACCTGACCCCCGAGCTGATCGATAAGATCCAGCAAAGGGTTCAAGAGGAATATACCAAATTGAAAAAGAAAGTACAGATGACGAACGAGGGCTAA
- a CDS encoding NAD(P)H-dependent oxidoreductase subunit E → MKKAQLEKILKRYDYLDSNLLAILQDVQVEENYLSREALEGVAERLVIPLARVYKLATFYRAFSLTPRGRHLINVCLGTACHVRGATKVLERLERDLGVEAGGTTKDLGFTLDTVRCIGCCSLGPVVVIDGEIFGKLNQGKAAKLLKEYN, encoded by the coding sequence ATGAAGAAGGCTCAATTAGAGAAGATCTTAAAGAGATACGACTATCTGGATTCAAACCTGTTGGCCATCCTGCAAGATGTCCAGGTCGAGGAGAACTATCTCTCCCGGGAGGCGTTAGAGGGGGTGGCCGAAAGGTTGGTTATCCCCCTAGCCAGGGTTTACAAATTGGCCACCTTTTATCGGGCCTTCAGTTTGACCCCTAGGGGACGTCATCTAATAAATGTATGCCTGGGTACGGCCTGCCATGTGAGAGGGGCGACAAAGGTCTTGGAGAGGCTGGAGAGGGATCTGGGGGTAGAGGCGGGGGGGACCACGAAGGATCTCGGGTTTACCCTCGATACCGTCCGCTGCATAGGTTGTTGTAGTTTAGGGCCGGTGGTGGTCATCGATGGAGAGATCTTTGGCAAATTGAACCAGGGGAAGGCAGCCAAACTCCTTAAGGAGTATAACTAG
- a CDS encoding 4Fe-4S binding protein, with amino-acid sequence MKVRGPEDLRRLREEGLKRIYPDQAKVTVEMATCGISAGANRVYEAIKEGIEKEKLSIILAKAGCLGFCQREPLVDVWRPGFPRIIYKEMTPEKGVELISEIVNGGLKKEWAFCRMEEDELLLEDEVRRYQLKGGIEDREAIPLYQEVGFYKKQLKIALRNCGYIDPDSIEEYIARGGYFILYKVLHEMRPEEVIEEVKRSGLRGRGGAGFPTGRKWESCRGAKGDKRYVVCNADEGDPGAYMDRSVLEGDPHSVLEGMIIGAYAIGAHEGYVYVRNEYPLAVKNIGIAIKQAEEMGLLGEDILGSGFDFTIKINRGGGAFVAGESTALMASIEGYVAEPRAKHIHTVESGLWDRPTDLNNVETWANVPVIIERGADWYNKIGTEGSKGTKVFSMVGKVNNTGLVEVPMGITLREIIFDIGGGIPGGKKFKAVQTGGPSGGCIPGELLDLPVDFDELTKVGSMMGSGGMIVMDESTCMVDVARYFTNFLKDESCGKCTSCRDGTLRMYEILDDITKGKGKEGDIELLEELGWVTAEASLCALGGTAPNPVLSTIRYFRDEYEAHIRDKRCPAGVCRDLITYTIDTEACNGCGKCRRACPVEAISGEKKEPHEIDQDICIKCGTCMEVCPVDAVRVE; translated from the coding sequence ATGAAGGTTAGAGGTCCAGAAGATCTGAGGAGGTTGAGAGAAGAGGGGCTTAAGAGGATCTATCCAGACCAGGCCAAGGTAACGGTGGAGATGGCCACCTGTGGGATCTCGGCCGGAGCCAACCGTGTCTATGAGGCTATAAAGGAAGGGATCGAAAAGGAGAAATTGAGTATCATCCTTGCCAAGGCCGGGTGTCTTGGGTTTTGTCAGAGAGAGCCCTTGGTGGATGTATGGAGACCAGGGTTTCCGAGGATCATCTATAAAGAGATGACTCCCGAAAAAGGGGTTGAACTTATCAGTGAGATAGTCAACGGAGGATTAAAGAAAGAATGGGCCTTTTGCCGCATGGAGGAGGATGAGCTTCTGCTCGAAGATGAGGTCAGAAGGTATCAGCTCAAGGGAGGGATTGAGGATCGAGAGGCCATTCCCCTTTATCAAGAAGTGGGTTTTTATAAGAAACAGTTAAAGATCGCCCTCAGAAACTGCGGTTACATCGATCCAGATAGCATTGAAGAGTATATAGCCAGGGGCGGTTATTTTATCCTTTATAAAGTCCTCCACGAGATGAGGCCGGAAGAGGTTATTGAGGAGGTCAAGAGATCCGGGCTGAGGGGGAGGGGAGGTGCAGGGTTCCCCACAGGAAGGAAATGGGAGTCCTGTAGGGGAGCGAAAGGGGACAAAAGATATGTCGTCTGCAACGCCGATGAGGGAGATCCAGGCGCCTACATGGATCGCAGCGTGCTGGAAGGGGATCCCCACAGCGTTCTGGAGGGGATGATTATCGGGGCCTACGCCATCGGGGCCCATGAAGGCTATGTCTATGTCAGGAATGAATATCCCCTTGCCGTGAAAAACATCGGGATAGCCATCAAGCAGGCAGAGGAGATGGGATTATTGGGGGAGGACATCCTCGGGTCAGGTTTTGATTTTACCATCAAGATTAACAGAGGCGGTGGGGCCTTTGTGGCAGGGGAGTCAACGGCCCTCATGGCGTCCATCGAGGGTTATGTGGCGGAGCCGAGGGCCAAACACATCCATACAGTGGAAAGTGGTCTTTGGGATAGACCGACGGATCTAAACAACGTGGAGACCTGGGCCAATGTCCCGGTGATCATAGAGAGGGGGGCTGATTGGTACAACAAAATCGGCACGGAGGGGAGCAAGGGGACAAAGGTCTTTTCCATGGTGGGGAAGGTGAACAACACTGGTCTGGTGGAGGTCCCTATGGGGATCACCCTGCGGGAGATCATCTTTGATATCGGCGGGGGTATCCCCGGGGGTAAGAAGTTCAAGGCAGTACAGACCGGAGGGCCTTCAGGGGGCTGTATTCCCGGGGAATTGCTCGATCTTCCTGTGGATTTCGACGAGTTGACCAAGGTCGGTTCCATGATGGGCTCCGGTGGAATGATCGTTATGGATGAGTCCACCTGCATGGTGGATGTGGCCAGATACTTCACGAATTTTCTCAAGGACGAATCGTGCGGGAAATGCACCTCCTGTCGGGACGGGACGTTGAGGATGTATGAGATCCTGGATGATATTACCAAAGGAAAAGGGAAAGAGGGGGATATAGAGCTCTTGGAGGAGCTTGGCTGGGTGACAGCAGAGGCATCCCTCTGCGCACTGGGGGGGACGGCCCCTAACCCGGTTCTGTCCACCATCCGCTATTTTAGAGATGAGTACGAGGCCCATATCAGGGATAAAAGGTGTCCTGCAGGGGTCTGCAGGGACCTGATCACCTATACCATAGATACTGAGGCCTGCAACGGATGTGGGAAATGCAGAAGGGCGTGTCCTGTGGAGGCAATCTCTGGCGAAAAAAAAGAACCCCATGAGATTGATCAAGATATATGTATTAAGTGCGGCACATGTATGGAGGTGTGCCCTGTTGATGCGGTGAGGGTGGAATAA